ATGAATCTTTTGGAGCAACCGGTTATACATACACAGTAATAGCAGTTTGTAAGTTTCATCTTTACAATTGTTAGCTATACTATTACCAATTTTCCTACCTCTTTGTCATCTGATAATGTCTCACTTTCAGCACTCCTGTCCAAGATTGCGGCTATGAGATCATTCTCAATGGACAAGTTGCACTACTGGAGGGAAAGTGCTTCCGGGATGAGTAGCCTGGCTTACTTTCTTTCAAAGGACACGGTTGACCATTTCAGCACAGTTGTCAAACCTCTGTTTTATCTCTCAATGTTCTATTTCTTCAACAATCCAAGATCAACTGTCACAGATAACTACATGGTTCTGCTATGTTTGGTGTATTGTGTCACTGGCATAGCTTATGTATTGGCAATCTCCCTTCAACCCGGTCCAGCCCAGCTGGTGAGCACTAGATATTTCCAACCTTAGGTCGGATCAAGATCTTTTGTCTCCAAATGGTGTCTCAATTTCTTGTCTCACCAATAAAATCCTATCATGTCAATTGAAAAAGACATGAATAAGACAGTTACAAATTTACATCGTGGTTTTAATTGATACGTCAACATTTTATTGGTGGGATAGATAATGAAACACAATTTAGGGATATAAGATTTCAATCTCCTTAGGTGATGAATGCCTTGCTCTTTCTAAGTTACAACCAATCTGTTGTGTCATGCAGTGGTCAGTGTTACTTCCAGTAGTTTTGACACTCGTAGCAACCTATGATAATGAAGAAGATAGCAGTATAGTGCGCTTTCTATCTGATTTGTGCTACACCAAGTGGGCTCTTGAAGCATTTGTAATATCAAATGCTAAAAGGTTTGACTTCTGATAATGTTCATGATGATATATATCTCTAGATTTTCCTCATGAGCTGATGtttgacatgattttttttgtaaTGTAGATATTCTGGAGTTTGGTTAATTAGTCGATGTGGTGCACTCAATTCATACGGCTATGATCTCAAACACTACAACTATTGTTTACTCCTCCTCGTTGTGACAGGGGCTATTAGCCGCATGCTTGCATTTTTTTGTATGGTAACCTTCCAAAAGAAATAGTTTCAGCACTTCAATCCCTCTGATTTTTTTGGACTGATTAAAGATGTCCAACACTCTGGCTGGTGCTACAAATCATGGAATGTGCCCATCAACTGGTAAAGAAACTTGACATGAGTTGTATCTTGGTATGAACAGAAGATCATCAGAGTTTGAGAGCAAGTGTTAGCTGTGGATATTGTAGGATTAGACTTCTTAAAAGATAACCCTTAACAGTAATTGCAATTTTCTACACAATTACTAGTTTTCAATATGCTTCAACAGTTTTAACATTATCATTCATGCCAACACCAATTGGTTTGGTGGTGGCAGCAGCCAAATTGTATATGACACTATCAATAAATTTGAAGATTGCGATAAACTTCTCTATTCATCCAATAAACATTTGCATGAATTGCTAGATGTAACAACCGGTGATGCTGTGTCAAAAACTAATCAGTGTGGAGTTGTGAACCCATCACACCAATTCATTaaacaagaaaaaaaggaatactaacatctaaaatttaaaagaatGTAACACTCTTCGTAGGAGATGCTAAACTTCTAAGCGATTCTATTATGTGAGCCGTATCCCTGAAATGAATAAATTCTCTGTGGTGTATGTTTTATCTCCAAAGCATATCCCCCATGAATTTGAGAGCTGGAACACCCCTTATTTCCATATCCACTAAGGGTGCCTCGCATAATCTCAAACCAGAAAGTTCTGAATCATTGTGGATAGTTTCAATTGCACGCATTTGATCCTGCATGTACAGAAACAGCAATCAAGCAGCGGAATTTTATATAAATACTGCTTATGTTTTCATGCAAGTGATTATCAGTATTATTCACATGAGAATAATTATTTTGAGCAGCTTTTGCTCTGTCAATGTTCAATAAATAGTACAACATATTGAGCTGCCAAGTGCTTGTTTTACACTTCTTAGTTCTTACAGCAAGTACATGGATCAAATTGCTACAGTATATTATATTGTCAGCACAATATTAATTATGATTCCACCTTTTCCATGTATCATGTACCCTGTTAATCTAAAATCTGTAATCCTATTATTTATTGTTTTGGGTTCTCAGCCTGGCAATACCCCTTAATAACCAACAAAGCTAGGAAGGTTTCCATATTTTCATAGAACAAAAAGAATAATATTCTTACCAAGAAAGTTCGACCAATAAGAAAGTATGAAAACCCCAATATACTTGTGTGACTAACAATTAAGACATTGAAAGATGGATGAATAGTATCTGATCTGATTACCTTCCTTTTCATTGAACAAAACTTGCAGTCGGATGCATGAGGCAAGACCTGATTAATGACAAGTCTCTTAACAGGtaccttttctttcttcaaggATGCGTGTAACCTTGATGATTCACTGATTGCCATAACCTTGAAGATTTTACAATGTTTAATTACAATATGGTTGAAATGTAAATAGTACATAGATAACAGAAAATTAGAggttagaaaataaaaataaagtgaaTTTTATGCTGACAAAAGGTATAATACAACCATATTTGAGACAAGCAAGCCCGTTTAAATGATACTGCTGGAAAAATAAAGTATGGTTGAATCCACATGCATGTTGCTACATTCTAAACTCTAAAGTGTACTTGATTACCAGAATTTTCGATTCTTAGCTCATTATATTTAGCTACAACCACACAACACAAGACTTATAAGCAAAATAATAATGCACGGATATATAAGCATGCCAAGTCTAATGGTTTGCTGAATACATGCCCTACAAAGATCAAATTATTCAGTGACATTGTGCATGGTCAACACTTTTCAAAGCATAAGCTCACAATATTACATGTACTGGCCATGTATAGTTTGCGGCTTCATAGGGactgttttttcttttcactgAAAATGAATCAAGTTTGTTTGTTGTGGGAACTGAGAATGGATCCTCTCAACAAAATTTCATGTGATCTTATCATGTGAAAATTTTGTGTTATCCTCTCCTTATCAATATTCACAAATTTTctcaaccaaaaaaaatatatattcacaaATTTAAATAGGATCCACCAATTTAATCTCTTcgaaaagagaaaaatagacaCAGTTTTCACATGAGAATGTCATGTAAAATTTTAACATAAGAGGATCCATTCCAATTGGTTGTCTAAGTATTTAAGGTATTAACTTGAAATCAATTAACTAAAATTGCTGCTTTTATTTGCAAAAGTtgcaaaaatgataaaaaatcaaaattgcttatatatgggaTCAAATTTCATTGTCCACAAATAAACCAGTGAGTGAAACTTGATTTTTCTACCCTAAAATGAAGAAGGAACTCAGAAAACTAGGCATAAATAAATGCCAATTCCAAAGTACGTCTATGTCAACTTCAAAATTTCAGTTTCCATTATCAacagtcttgcaaaagagaagCTTAGAATTACCGTGGGAATCGTCACTATTATGAACTCAGTAGTGTCTGGATCATGGAAAAGGTCACGTATTTTTGCGACCCTCTCCTTAAGCTTCCCAAGTTCATCTGACTGCAAGTTCAAATACAGAATATTTAGAAATTTGAAAAGGGGCCGGGATCTTATAAACACAATATAATAGCTTACTTTATCATTTTGAGGTTCTTCTTTTCCCAGCAAAGATTTGAAGGTGGAACCCAATTTTCTCTTCAACTGGATAATGTCATTGATTTTGTTAGTAAAATTCGAGAATAGATGACCATATCCTAGATAACTATAAATTTAAAGTTCAATATGCATACATGTACCTTCATAACTTTGCCAATAGATCCATCCAAGAAGTCAGGAAGTGACAGTAGCCGAAGTGTATGGCCCTATTAACAAATAGAAGagatataaataattatttttaaaaataagtttaaatatattataaagAAACTACTAATCACAGACCGTTGGCGCTGTATCAAAAACTATCCGGTTGAACATATTATATTCTGGTGACTCAAGAAATTGCATGACCTGGATCAAAGTAGCACTATTAGGAAATAGAAGCAGAGTACATTTTCATACAATGCTTAATACAATAAATTCTTATTACTGAAACAGAAAATTGCCTTAGACACAGCAACAATCTCATCCGTTCCCAGGGGAGGAGTGGTCAATAGCTCTTCTAGCTTGAGATCCCCTAGCTATGACAATGACATTAAGCAAGAGAAAGAATGTTAAAATAACATTTAATGGCTTAAGAAAACCCACATCCTGATGTAGGTGAAAACAAACAAGGAAACAAATGGATTAAAAGACAATGCAGTTTGTAGCTTGCATTGCAGTACCAAACTTTTAAGACAATCTCAAATATTTTATACTCTTCCTTCAATGTTCAAGCAATTTCTAATGTGTTTTTAGAAATAGTCAAAAATAGCTGAAGCAGAGCTTTAATTTGATCTTAATGGggattatttttaatttagcaAACAATGTACTATTGTACTACAACTACTTTCATTAAGTGTGTATTGGCTGGTTAATCATATAAACACAGCAAACTATAATAAGCCCCGAATAAATATTAGAACTGAATACTGTATCACACGTTCCAAAAATTACACgataaatgagaaagaaaaaaaatcagtcACATTATATACAACCAAGTCATTAACAGTTACATTAAGGAAACACTAAAAACTAAATGCAGAAACCACCTGGTCAGCAATCATTCCAAGCCCCATGCTTTGCATTAGAGTCTTAATGCCCCCACCACCAAGTTTTTGACTAGCTGCACTGAACTCTTCCATAGATCTCTCAGGGTTTATCTGTCAACAAAGAAATGTTCAATAAAAAGTGACATGCACTATTGCAACATACCCATCAAAGCAATATTAAGGTCCCGTTtgggaaaacagcttaattaagcgcttatggtcgtAAGCGCTGACataagcacttattcataagctattttaaaaactttattgaaataaattgaaaataagctatatataagcatataagcataagctttttttcataagctatcctgagtagcttatgaaaataagctcaaaacagcttatggcctacCATAAGCTCTCCAAAACACTTGCACAAGCGCtaatgctatcagataagctctcTCAAATAGGGCCTAAATTTGGTATGTTCTGTTTTCTTTAGTAAAAAATCTTACCTCAAGAGCATATAATGGAGAATTCAATCCTTGAATTGGAACAAGCCTGCCCCCTGTCAAATCCTAATGGAACTGTTACCAAGATTGCAGAAACATATGAAAGTTTCAACTCAAAAACATTGTGGCACATTAGGTACCTGGGCAAAAGAGTCACTTAAGGAGTGAGCAGGGTCAGTTGATACCACCATAGTGGGATGTCCTTCATTTGCAAATTTGACAGCTAGAGAAGCAGCACAGCTTGTTTTCCCAACCCCTCCTTTCCCACCAAGCAAATAATATTTCCTCTGGTCCCCTGCCACCATCTCATCAAACCCACATACACCTTCTGCAGCATTTCCTAGCAGTCTCACTGCATTAAGAAATTCAATACAATTACATTTTACATAGGTACTGTCTAAAGTTATGATCGGTTGATGGTGAGAACGAAAATACCTTGCGACACAGTTGGGAGAATGAAAGGTGACGAAGACGACGAGATGGTGTTGGTGATGTGAGGAAGAAAGGAGCGTTTCTGGGTCTTCAACATGCGCGCAACCAGCGCCGCCATGGTTCCAAGAGTTTGCAGAAACACACGATTCTATGACAATGCTACTAGAGTTTCTTTTGGGAGAACTGTTTTCTTTTCTAAAACCTCGGAACATTGTGTTTGTTTGACATTATTTTGAAGGGAAGGAAAAAAGATAGGGTGAAAAGgtttagaaaaataaacatacatgtgcttggatgagagagaaaatgaagagaaaactTAAAAAGTGTATGGGCCCATCTATGTTAGATTTCATCGCATggtaaaggaaaaaaataaatgaaactcGTATATACTACCTCCAAGCCAAGCAAGGCACATTCTATTTCTACCTCCACGGATTTGAGCCCCCTTTGATCCCCAAAGCTAGCTTCACACCTTCAAGAAAAACTATAGCCTTAGTTGTCTCAGCATCCAGAGTCAGATTTGCGAAGCCTTGATCATTGCGAATCACCGCAGTCATTCCCCATCTCCTCGAGCCCTTCGCTTCATCAACATTTAGTTTATGCACCTCAATCAGTGACCTAATCCACACAACAAACCGCATCCGGGTCGAAGCAATTTGAAATAACAACATTTTCAGCTCGTAATCTTTGAGTTCTCATCaagtaataaaaataaacaGCATTTATAACTAACAAATAACAATTATttgttattattaaaaaaaataacatttatttgttaccttcaaaaaaaaataacattaattgAGCTGTTGCATCAAAATCGGAAATATTAGgttctccaaaaaaaaaccatcaacaTTGCTATGACTTGGCCCAAAGAATAAATAATAACAACTCATGACTAGGCCCAAAGAACCGAAAGAAGATTAATatatagttttttatttatttaattgttCTCGCAATTTTTAGTCACGTAAGATTAATGATAAATTTCTTCATACCAGGTATTTcacacagttttttttttcagtaaCAATTAtagatttatttatttcttatatATAACATGatgttttttattcttttaattatttGTTGATTTTACTTACATAAAAATATATGTAAAGAATGCCGTCAAAAAAAGTAAAGatactatatatataattacaatATTTTTGTTTGATAAGCATATAATTACAATATATGCAAAATAAGTTCAATTAGCTAATAATGAATTTTATGGAGTGGCTATGATCTCCTTAGCCAGCTTTGCCTGTAATATGTTTGATGAAAGTTGAAATTAACTATGTAGAGCTAGCAGCATGGTCCAGAGATGTGAGGGTAAACAGTGTATGTAACAGGGAAGCATGGGACATTGGAGTTTTATGTTCCTCTAAAAAGAAGCAATTTTTTCTAGAGTGAATGGGGATGATGAGTCACATAACATTTATGCATCAACCAAGGCAATAAGAATCTGGATGATGTTGCCTCTCAATTTACACTTTTGTTTGGTTTTACTTgttactagaaattaaacccgtgcaacgcacgggtttgtTTTAAGttgtaattttaaatttgtgatattttaatttatataaatgtAAGAAAGCTATCAAATGAAAGAGGatttgaaatatatttatatcatATGTAATTACATTGAGGAAATTCATTAAAAGGTTCATTGATATATCTATTTTAGTATATTATGCATATGTATCATCTTACTCAACAATAACTATTTTCAATCCCTTTGGTAATGTTGCAGTAAAACTAATTCGTGGTATAAGCACTTCTGTAACAGTGTTGTTTTCTGAAGTATTTACGACTCTGTTATTGGCTTCCATTTCACATTCCTAGGGTtggattgatgttcttgagtagcaTATATAATTGACATTCCTACTTTGAGGTGCAACAATGGTTTGCGTATCATTGAAATTTAAAGAATTCAAGAACTCCACTGGGTACATGAACTCTTGTTCAGTTATTATCAATTGCATTATCTAtctttcaattattattttgcTGGCCCTTCAATCACGTGAGTGATTCAAAGGAGTGAATATTGCTCTCAATAATGGTTTTGTAAATTTGGACATGTGCTCTCAATAATTTGTTTAAGTGAATCATATGTATTCTTTAGTAGAATAGGGCATGGTGTTTTTGTTCATGAACAATGTCTTCTCTTACTCTACTAATTGTTGATATTTTTCCTCACCAATTTGCAATATCTATTTGTTGAATTAAGCTGAGCAGATGATCAAGTGTCACCAATCATACTTTTAGATAACATAAAGATATCACAAATTTAAAACTACAACTTAAAACAAAcacgtgcaacgcacgagtttaatttctagtacTAAGAGTATTTGTCTGAAATCTCTTCCAAGAATGGTTGATGGCTTTTAGTGTCCTATCGAGGGTTTCAAATGCCAACCTTTTAGTCATAGGTGTCTCATCCCAAATAATCAAATCTATTTAAATCACTAATCGAGCAAGCTAAATATTTTACTTGATTGAGCTCGTACTATCTTCAAAAAGTTTTAATGGTATTCGAAATCGAATATGATGAGTTGTTCTACTGTAGTGATacaatccctggaatttttttaaaaataaagaagatCAGAGTACAAATTTTTTGTGATGATTGTAAATAttcaataaatttaatatatattaatatgttGTGATTATTTAGTTTGTAAAAATGGATTTTAAGTTAAATgatcattaataaaaaaaaagctaaATATTTGTCAAATATTTTTGTGTAAGaataattcaaatatttatgatcaataataaaagtaaatatttttaaattacgTTTTGGttttataaatagaagaaaaaaattaagaattttaaaatatgaatccgTGATAAATTAATAGTATggctaaattttttttttaaaagggaAGCCACACAAATAGGAGTAAAAAATAAGCTTACAGGGGTAAAATCTATGGTGTCACCCTTAAAAAGGGGTTCACCCATGCCCTCATTGAAAAAACTTTCATAAAAAGGAGGACACTG
This portion of the Lotus japonicus ecotype B-129 chromosome 3, LjGifu_v1.2 genome encodes:
- the LOC130747255 gene encoding ATPase GET3B-like; the encoded protein is MAALVARMLKTQKRSFLPHITNTISSSSSPFILPTVSQVRLLGNAAEGVCGFDEMVAGDQRKYYLLGGKGGVGKTSCAASLAVKFANEGHPTMVVSTDPAHSLSDSFAQDLTGGRLVPIQGLNSPLYALEINPERSMEEFSAASQKLGGGGIKTLMQSMGLGMIADQLGDLKLEELLTTPPLGTDEIVAVSKVMQFLESPEYNMFNRIVFDTAPTGHTLRLLSLPDFLDGSIGKVMKLKRKLGSTFKSLLGKEEPQNDKSDELGKLKERVAKIRDLFHDPDTTEFIIVTIPTVMAISESSRLHASLKKEKVPVKRLVINQVLPHASDCKFCSMKRKDQMRAIETIHNDSELSGLRLCEAPLVDMEIRGVPALKFMGDMLWR